A stretch of Mesoplodon densirostris isolate mMesDen1 chromosome 7, mMesDen1 primary haplotype, whole genome shotgun sequence DNA encodes these proteins:
- the EXPH5 gene encoding exophilin-5 isoform X3 gives MSLRCFQNEPCRCGLFPRFVVLDFQTGGLIIGYRIKFLKLVFYSLKNVIVTGSAKELKFNSHTVEDMTKVPQGFDFSFLNEEEARKILQVLERNEELQRAEKDRISKLQKTKRDIRWLQGVTDPMELQTSRSKNIPNQRNPTSVPSRLSFRSSFASLFSFRKSRKETLKLQPLGEKECDDHIPPVSVRGTALQAKIYNSPLENQPIDSAFVPKPAGMREESSMPPWDASLLEDEFFQVLDDLDGKLAQEQSPSSLNARTPLNYGSRTQFSRFYSSGNKHRNITARHKNCCNETSNMSIYDVLRPGTPKEGFKTFSPRTRTICDMYRTREPRVLKEDYVQKNIFGSISLYFDSRQQSVSPATGYFTARSLPFSATTQNKTGFIPPSHQQSPKRTPLSSIIWNKSDSSRDRQNQEEFLRAPSPTETDLADQYMYPRCFQEDRRYEFYHPQSVHQSVGLNAPMNNAMSADPYENSENMPFYHEDNPFTRSFLSNTSGWSREQRFGQSPFWGQQEEHSSWSDFHQSRKPFTSSDRDFEMISIEANSALSAGHFHSVPSQHWGSFSPRYRTSISRNQEKPHASQFDSQASTLESMEVSQVNRNQSTHFSAPNVCPMSGSSYHINSGGLEYQQDSSPMELQINKEPYSFGIAQTLASSFKTTFPQIPDGNSRENPQSPNFQNPTVTLQKIKPASLPIRNYTEVTGTNSDSVDSPPLTESQPTILVTEVNNEKDLNGSVLEKNKQLNKIDQTNMTGEIPQLVSQTVISNPLPDFQNLLSQDSAKSNTFVSNASITIRSKSLPGVISRRDISKIHKANELKKYTSYTGNRKLGSATSLPFIQKSRTTSPFLSPNQGCHQELTGRNKDISNIVKNNHRSPERTDNQNAQSPEEPTVLDTKEEPCTTTYSTNCSKSPADHNMPCDSLDLSSGTLPDSSPSNDSYLDALVIPSTTGFSWGCPSSKDLSLGEREEKDNDCKNQNSQFSLSLSENQKSNVNCMPVHNEVVDVVKCHSHPPFRDGKGKGKIRQRISYTEKLSKMESRSIPTSDSSNLIEETESSSKPPELHTIYCTLPRKSASFLINDRKSESKIVPSSFRNEPLAFQIKNDAEDPVGKYTSNKFSPSSCESESKYSGVVSDSGFPYASTGRDEREKGLVSDTDASTITLKPWERLINPLGSDSSVWECSFSKRHHQKEYFQECTEKNGRISASRTGIFSHPNEHPLPFSADLSGKEGGKTLHKFKTTSMFSVSGDEDNVKCLEVISIYYTLPRKHRKKFCNLQKYTQNIDSLTESTKVGTKTSNALEKDKLNCSTQEQSGTPSSKDLKMQVSSVQENSHLSHTTENMTGLQLPSFGSSEPTLQEIASIEADVSLHKGEPKSREISPHNLAKTPLCDSQSKKEKGKILRSETLYTSLMLQGKKVTGEESENCQQSTKSGNSGFSNLPAHSEENVENSQIIGSSGECTSSAVAITATGSLQKDITGIVIDDSSNGLQPGEVRGEMRKDFPKNPDKPLSDSESQVFALTPFLHKLQLDEKTCSSEQDSDSLQSEPRELPQRSQEVNMTESKAKDEMQELAWNQPSLPEGSNKSKKSLDDLEKGENRSSVKHRLAVMSKASRKFPAENLYPRRHVTTIFPQSGNSSGFSTLSLGTPECNPHSPVPTLKSTESTDESRLSNDGVNVEKSEDPLQVTAITNRETSTHLSNQKSNNISQPHHNEFKKISESQLKYENSKNVTVAQILEGESEALAQPSLISLREADFPDHQRGLNPPFQLEPAEKSTVSMPLASFQQQQRSASSLEWEPEPHPYRSKSLKSINVHGALLRKSHPPKVRERYFSESTSIDNALSQLTLGNEFSNNSGYSRRFKSFSELPSCDENESWALYNSRPKMGPRSATSISRPIDYGIFGKEQQLAFLENVKRSLTQGRLWKPSFLKNPGFLKDDVVNPSNPTKSSSSNSPSKQMPEDGSSLSAPLNIYEDDPVDSDCDTDTTTDDEYYLDENDKESEL, from the exons ATGTGACGACCACATACCTCCTGTGTCTGTGAGGGGAACTGCTTTG caggcaaaaatatacaattcacCTCTGGAAAATCAACCCATTGACAGTGCGTTTGTCCCCAAGCCAGCAGGCATGAGGGAGGAAAGTAGCATGCCTCCGTGGGATGCTTCACTGCTAGAGGATGAGTTTTTCCAAG ttttagATGATTTGGATGGAAAACTGGCTCAGGAACAGTCTCCAAGCTCACTGAATGCCAGAACACCTCTCAACTATGGATCAAGAACACAGTTCAGTCGTTTTTACTCCAGTGGGAATAAACACCGTAATATCACAGCAAGGCACAAAAATTGCTGTAATGAAACTTCTAATATGTCTATCTATGATGTCTTAAGACCAGGAACCCCTAAGGAAGGTTTTAAAACCTTTTCTCCTAGAACAAGGACAATCTGTGATATGTACAGGACAAGGGAACCCAGAGTCCTAAAAGAAGATTATGTGCAAAAGAATATTTTTGGTAGTATTTCTCTGTATTTTGACAGCAGACAACAATCAGTCTCACCAGCTACAGGGTATTTCACAGCAAGAAGCTTACCTTTTTCAGCCACAACTCAGAACAAGACTGGGTTTATACCACCAAGCCACCAACAGAGCCCAAAGAGAACTCCTTTATCATCTATTATATGGAATAAATCAGATTCCTCTAGAGATAGGCAGAACCAGGAAGAGTTCCTGAGGGCACCATCACCAACGGAAACTGACCTTGCTGACCAGTATATGTATCCCAGGTGTTTTCAGGAGGATAGGAGATATGAATTTTACCATCCACAGAGTGTTCACCAAAGTGTTGGTTTAAATGCCCCCATGAATAATGCAATGAGTGCTGACCCATATGAGAACTCAGAGAATATGCCATTCTACCATGAAGATAACCCATTTACTAGGTCTTTCCTTAGCAATACCTCTGGATGGAGCAGGGAACAGAGATTTGGACAAAGTCCTTTTTGGGGCCAACAGGAAGAACATTCTTCCTGGTCTGACTTTCATCAAAGCAGGAAACCATTCACTTCTTCTGACAGAGACTTTGAAATGATCTCCATTGAAGCAAATAGTGCATTGTCAGCTGGTCATTTTCATAGTGTTCCTTCTCAACACTGGGGGTCATTTTCTCCTAGGTACAGGACAAGTATTTCCAGAAACCAAGAGAAGCCACATGCCTCACAGTTTGATTCTCAGGCATCCACACTGGAGAGCATGGAGGTGTCACAAGTTAATAGGAACCAGTCTACACATTTCAGTGCACCAAATGTTTGCCCCATGTCTGGTTCAAGCTATCATATCAACTCTGGTGGGTTAGAATATCAACAGGACAGTTCTCCTATGGAACTACAAATAAACAAAGAACCTTACTCATTTGGAATTGCTCAAACTCTAGCATCCTCATTCAAAACTACCTTCCCACAGATTCCTGATGGGAATTCCAGAGAGAATCCTCAGAGTCCCAACTTTCAGAATCCCACAGTCACTTTGCAGAAAATTAAGCCTGCTTCTCTTCCAATCAGAAACTATACAGAAGTCACTGGGACCAACAGTGATTCAgttgattctccacctctgactgAAAGCCAACCCACTATCTTGGTCACAGAAGTGAATAATGAGAAAGACTTGAATGGAtctgttttggaaaaaaacaaacaactaaacaAGATAGACCAGACAAACATGACAGGTGAAATACCCCAACTTGTTTCACAGACAGTAATTTCTAACCCTTTACCTGATTTTCAAAATCTCCTCTCCCAGGACTCAGCCAAGAGCAACACATTTGTTTCTAATGCATCTATAACAATAAGATCAAAAAGTTTGCCTGGAGTCATCTCCAGGAGAGATATCTCCAAAATTCATAAAGCCaatgaacttaaaaaatatacGAGTTATACTGGGAACAGAAAACTTGGCTCAGCAACTTCCCTTCCTTTCATTCAGAAAAGCAGAACAACATCACCTTTTCTCAGCCCAAATCAAGGTTGTCACCAGGAATtaacaggaagaaataaagatatttcaaaCATTGTTAAAAATAACCACAGGAGTCCTGAACGTACTGATAATCAAAATGCACAGTCTCCAGAAGAGCCTACTGTTTTAGATACCAAGGAAGAACCATGTACCACAACTTACTCTACCAACTGTAGCAAGTCACCTGCCGACCACAATATGCCATGTGATTCTTTAGATCTGTCATCAGGTACACTACCAGATTCCTCACCATCAAATGATTCTTACCTTGATGCTCTGGTGATTCCTTCTACTACAGGGTTCTCCTGGGGTTGTCCTTCAAGCAAAGATCTATCtctgggagaaagagaagaaaaagacaatgaTTGCAAGAACCAAAATAGTCAGTTTTCCCTAAGCCTCTCAGAAAACCAGAAGAGTAATGTTAATTGTATGCCTGTACATAATGAAGTGGTTGATGTTGTCAAATGCCATTCACATCCTCCTTTCAGGGatggaaagggaaaaggaaaaataagacaaCGTATATCCTATACcgaaaaattaagcaaaatggaaAGTAGATCAATACCTACAAGTGACAGCAGTAACCTCATTGAGGAAACTGAAAGCAGTTCCAAGCCTCCTGAGCTTCACACAATTTATTGTACCTTACCAAGAAAATCAGCCAGTTTTCTCATCAATGACAGGAAGTCTGAAAGTAAGATAGTTCCTTCTTCGTTTAGGAATGAGCCACTTGCATTCCAAATCAAAAATGATGCGGAAGATCCAGTAGGGAAGTACACATCAAACAAATTCAGTCCCAGTTCTTGTGAGTCAGAGAGCAAATATTCCGGAGTAGTTTCAGACTCAGGGTTTCCATATGCCTCAACTggaagagatgaaagagaaaaaggttTAGTCTCAGATACAGATGCTTCTACTATAACACTAAAGCCTTGGGAGAGACTCATTAACCCTCTGGGAAGTGACTCAtctgtttgggagtgttctttcagcaaaagacaccaccagaagGAATACTTTCAAGAATGCACTGAAAAGAATGGTAGAATTTCTGCCTCCAGGACAGGTATATTTTCCCATCCAAATGAACACCCTTTACCTTTTTCTGCAGATTTGTCAGGCAAAGAAGGTGGGAAAACCTTACATAAATTTAAGACTACTagtatgttttctgtttctggtGATGAAGATAATGTGAAATGTCTTGAGGTGATTTCAATATATTATACTCTACCAAGGAAACACAGAAAAAAGTTCTGTAACCTTCAAAAGTATACACAAAATATCGATTCACTTACAGAATCAACTAAAGTGGGGACTAAAACATCTAATGCTTTAGAAAAAGACAAACTAAATTGTTCTACACAAGAGCAGTCAGGAACACCTTCATCTAAAGATCTAAAGATGCAGGTCAGCTCTGTTCAGGAGAATAGCCATCTTTCTCACACCACTGAAAACATGACTGGTTTACAATTACCAAGTTTTGGGTCCTCAGAACCTACATTACAGGAAATTGCCTCTATTGAAGCAGATGTTTCTCTTCATAAAGGAGAACCTAAATCTAGAGAGATTTCCCCACACAACTTAGCTAAAACACCTTTATGTGATTCacaaagcaagaaagagaaagggaaaatattgCGAAGTGAAACCCTGTATACTTCACTAATGCTTCAGGGAAAAAAAGTTACAGGAGAGGAATCTGAAAATTGTCAGCAATCCACTAAATCAGGTAACAGTGGTTTTTCTAACCTCCCAGCCCATTCAGAAGAGAATGTTGAAAATTCCCAAATCATTGGAAGTTCTGGGGAGTGTACAAGTAGTGCTGTAGCCATTACAGCTACTGGAAGTCTTCAGAAAGATATAACAGGCATAGTTATAGATGATAGCTCCAATGGATTGCAGCCTGGGGAAGTAAGAGGGGAAATGAGAAAAGATTTCCCAAAAAACCCTGATAAACCACTTTCTGACTCAGAAAGCCAAGTCTTTGCTCTTACTCCATTCTTGCATAAACTACAGCTTGATGAGAAGACTTGTTCAAGTGAACAAGATTCAGACAGTTTGCAGTCTGAACCCAGAGAACTACCTCAAAGAAGTCAGGAGGTAAATATGACAGAGAGCAAGGCTAAAGATGAAATGCAGGAGTTGGCATGGAATCAACCTTCACTTCCTGAAGGaagtaataaaagtaaaaaaagctTGGATGACCTAGAAAAAGGGGAAAACAGATCTTCAGTTAAACACAGATTGGCAGTTATgtccaaagcaagcagaaaattTCCAGCTGAAAATTTATACCCCAGAAGACATGTAACTACTATCTTTCCTCAAAGTGGGAACAGTTCTGGCTTTAGCACCTTATCCCTTGGCACACCAGAGTGCAACCCACACTCCCCTGTGCCTACGTTAAAGTCCACAGAATCCACAGATGAAAGCAGGTTAAGTAATGATGGAGTAAATGTGGAGAAATCCGAGGACCCTCTCCAGGTTACTGCAATAACCAACAGAGAAACTTCTACACACTTAAGCAATCAGAAGTCTAACAATATTTCACAGCCACATCataatgagtttaaaaaaatctcagaatcACAACTAAAGTATGAGAATTCTAAGAATGTAACAGTAGCTCAGATTTTGGAAGGAGAGTCAGAAGCCCTGGCCCAACCCTCATTGATCAGCCTCAGGGAAGCAGACTTCCCTGACCATCAGAGGGGGCTAAACCCTCCTTTTCAATTGGAGCCTGCAGAGAAATCTACAGTAAGCATGCCACTGGCCAGTTTTCAGCAACAACAAAGGAGTGCTTCATCTCTGGAGTGGGAACCTGAGCCACACCCCTATCGTTCAAAGAGTTTAAAAAGCATCAATGTGCACGGTGCTCTACTACGAAAAAGTCATCCTCCAAAAGTCAGAGAGCGTTATTTTTCTGAAAGTACTTCTATTGACAATGCCCTGAGTCAACTGACTCTTGGGAATGAATTCTCTAACAACAGTGGGTACAGTCGAAGATTCAAATCTTTTTCTGAACTTCCCTCCTGTGATGAAAATGAAAGTTGGGCTTTGTACAACAGCAGGCCAAAAATGGGTCCTAGGTCTGCAACATCTATATCCAGACCTATTGACTATGGGATATTTGGGAAAGAACAGCAGCTGGCTTTCTTGGAGAATGTAAAGAGGTCACTCACACAAGGAAGATTATGGAAACCAAGTTTTCTTAAGAACCCTGGCTTCCTGAAAGATGATGTAGTTAACCCTTCTAACCCAACAAAGTCATCAAGTTCTAATTCTCCTAGTAAGCAGATGCCAGAAGATGGCTCATCTCTAAGTGCACCACTTAATATCTATGAAGATGATCCAGTAGACTCAGATTGTGACACAGACACAACCACGGATGATGAATACTACCTGGATGAAAATGACAAAGAGTCAGAATTGTGA
- the EXPH5 gene encoding exophilin-5 isoform X6, whose product MELQTSRSKNIPNQRNPTSVPSRLSFRSSFASLFSFRKSRKETLKLQPLGEKECDDHIPPVSVRGTALQAKIYNSPLENQPIDSAFVPKPAGMREESSMPPWDASLLEDEFFQVLDDLDGKLAQEQSPSSLNARTPLNYGSRTQFSRFYSSGNKHRNITARHKNCCNETSNMSIYDVLRPGTPKEGFKTFSPRTRTICDMYRTREPRVLKEDYVQKNIFGSISLYFDSRQQSVSPATGYFTARSLPFSATTQNKTGFIPPSHQQSPKRTPLSSIIWNKSDSSRDRQNQEEFLRAPSPTETDLADQYMYPRCFQEDRRYEFYHPQSVHQSVGLNAPMNNAMSADPYENSENMPFYHEDNPFTRSFLSNTSGWSREQRFGQSPFWGQQEEHSSWSDFHQSRKPFTSSDRDFEMISIEANSALSAGHFHSVPSQHWGSFSPRYRTSISRNQEKPHASQFDSQASTLESMEVSQVNRNQSTHFSAPNVCPMSGSSYHINSGGLEYQQDSSPMELQINKEPYSFGIAQTLASSFKTTFPQIPDGNSRENPQSPNFQNPTVTLQKIKPASLPIRNYTEVTGTNSDSVDSPPLTESQPTILVTEVNNEKDLNGSVLEKNKQLNKIDQTNMTGEIPQLVSQTVISNPLPDFQNLLSQDSAKSNTFVSNASITIRSKSLPGVISRRDISKIHKANELKKYTSYTGNRKLGSATSLPFIQKSRTTSPFLSPNQGCHQELTGRNKDISNIVKNNHRSPERTDNQNAQSPEEPTVLDTKEEPCTTTYSTNCSKSPADHNMPCDSLDLSSGTLPDSSPSNDSYLDALVIPSTTGFSWGCPSSKDLSLGEREEKDNDCKNQNSQFSLSLSENQKSNVNCMPVHNEVVDVVKCHSHPPFRDGKGKGKIRQRISYTEKLSKMESRSIPTSDSSNLIEETESSSKPPELHTIYCTLPRKSASFLINDRKSESKIVPSSFRNEPLAFQIKNDAEDPVGKYTSNKFSPSSCESESKYSGVVSDSGFPYASTGRDEREKGLVSDTDASTITLKPWERLINPLGSDSSVWECSFSKRHHQKEYFQECTEKNGRISASRTGIFSHPNEHPLPFSADLSGKEGGKTLHKFKTTSMFSVSGDEDNVKCLEVISIYYTLPRKHRKKFCNLQKYTQNIDSLTESTKVGTKTSNALEKDKLNCSTQEQSGTPSSKDLKMQVSSVQENSHLSHTTENMTGLQLPSFGSSEPTLQEIASIEADVSLHKGEPKSREISPHNLAKTPLCDSQSKKEKGKILRSETLYTSLMLQGKKVTGEESENCQQSTKSGNSGFSNLPAHSEENVENSQIIGSSGECTSSAVAITATGSLQKDITGIVIDDSSNGLQPGEVRGEMRKDFPKNPDKPLSDSESQVFALTPFLHKLQLDEKTCSSEQDSDSLQSEPRELPQRSQEVNMTESKAKDEMQELAWNQPSLPEGSNKSKKSLDDLEKGENRSSVKHRLAVMSKASRKFPAENLYPRRHVTTIFPQSGNSSGFSTLSLGTPECNPHSPVPTLKSTESTDESRLSNDGVNVEKSEDPLQVTAITNRETSTHLSNQKSNNISQPHHNEFKKISESQLKYENSKNVTVAQILEGESEALAQPSLISLREADFPDHQRGLNPPFQLEPAEKSTVSMPLASFQQQQRSASSLEWEPEPHPYRSKSLKSINVHGALLRKSHPPKVRERYFSESTSIDNALSQLTLGNEFSNNSGYSRRFKSFSELPSCDENESWALYNSRPKMGPRSATSISRPIDYGIFGKEQQLAFLENVKRSLTQGRLWKPSFLKNPGFLKDDVVNPSNPTKSSSSNSPSKQMPEDGSSLSAPLNIYEDDPVDSDCDTDTTTDDEYYLDENDKESEL is encoded by the exons ATGTGACGACCACATACCTCCTGTGTCTGTGAGGGGAACTGCTTTG caggcaaaaatatacaattcacCTCTGGAAAATCAACCCATTGACAGTGCGTTTGTCCCCAAGCCAGCAGGCATGAGGGAGGAAAGTAGCATGCCTCCGTGGGATGCTTCACTGCTAGAGGATGAGTTTTTCCAAG ttttagATGATTTGGATGGAAAACTGGCTCAGGAACAGTCTCCAAGCTCACTGAATGCCAGAACACCTCTCAACTATGGATCAAGAACACAGTTCAGTCGTTTTTACTCCAGTGGGAATAAACACCGTAATATCACAGCAAGGCACAAAAATTGCTGTAATGAAACTTCTAATATGTCTATCTATGATGTCTTAAGACCAGGAACCCCTAAGGAAGGTTTTAAAACCTTTTCTCCTAGAACAAGGACAATCTGTGATATGTACAGGACAAGGGAACCCAGAGTCCTAAAAGAAGATTATGTGCAAAAGAATATTTTTGGTAGTATTTCTCTGTATTTTGACAGCAGACAACAATCAGTCTCACCAGCTACAGGGTATTTCACAGCAAGAAGCTTACCTTTTTCAGCCACAACTCAGAACAAGACTGGGTTTATACCACCAAGCCACCAACAGAGCCCAAAGAGAACTCCTTTATCATCTATTATATGGAATAAATCAGATTCCTCTAGAGATAGGCAGAACCAGGAAGAGTTCCTGAGGGCACCATCACCAACGGAAACTGACCTTGCTGACCAGTATATGTATCCCAGGTGTTTTCAGGAGGATAGGAGATATGAATTTTACCATCCACAGAGTGTTCACCAAAGTGTTGGTTTAAATGCCCCCATGAATAATGCAATGAGTGCTGACCCATATGAGAACTCAGAGAATATGCCATTCTACCATGAAGATAACCCATTTACTAGGTCTTTCCTTAGCAATACCTCTGGATGGAGCAGGGAACAGAGATTTGGACAAAGTCCTTTTTGGGGCCAACAGGAAGAACATTCTTCCTGGTCTGACTTTCATCAAAGCAGGAAACCATTCACTTCTTCTGACAGAGACTTTGAAATGATCTCCATTGAAGCAAATAGTGCATTGTCAGCTGGTCATTTTCATAGTGTTCCTTCTCAACACTGGGGGTCATTTTCTCCTAGGTACAGGACAAGTATTTCCAGAAACCAAGAGAAGCCACATGCCTCACAGTTTGATTCTCAGGCATCCACACTGGAGAGCATGGAGGTGTCACAAGTTAATAGGAACCAGTCTACACATTTCAGTGCACCAAATGTTTGCCCCATGTCTGGTTCAAGCTATCATATCAACTCTGGTGGGTTAGAATATCAACAGGACAGTTCTCCTATGGAACTACAAATAAACAAAGAACCTTACTCATTTGGAATTGCTCAAACTCTAGCATCCTCATTCAAAACTACCTTCCCACAGATTCCTGATGGGAATTCCAGAGAGAATCCTCAGAGTCCCAACTTTCAGAATCCCACAGTCACTTTGCAGAAAATTAAGCCTGCTTCTCTTCCAATCAGAAACTATACAGAAGTCACTGGGACCAACAGTGATTCAgttgattctccacctctgactgAAAGCCAACCCACTATCTTGGTCACAGAAGTGAATAATGAGAAAGACTTGAATGGAtctgttttggaaaaaaacaaacaactaaacaAGATAGACCAGACAAACATGACAGGTGAAATACCCCAACTTGTTTCACAGACAGTAATTTCTAACCCTTTACCTGATTTTCAAAATCTCCTCTCCCAGGACTCAGCCAAGAGCAACACATTTGTTTCTAATGCATCTATAACAATAAGATCAAAAAGTTTGCCTGGAGTCATCTCCAGGAGAGATATCTCCAAAATTCATAAAGCCaatgaacttaaaaaatatacGAGTTATACTGGGAACAGAAAACTTGGCTCAGCAACTTCCCTTCCTTTCATTCAGAAAAGCAGAACAACATCACCTTTTCTCAGCCCAAATCAAGGTTGTCACCAGGAATtaacaggaagaaataaagatatttcaaaCATTGTTAAAAATAACCACAGGAGTCCTGAACGTACTGATAATCAAAATGCACAGTCTCCAGAAGAGCCTACTGTTTTAGATACCAAGGAAGAACCATGTACCACAACTTACTCTACCAACTGTAGCAAGTCACCTGCCGACCACAATATGCCATGTGATTCTTTAGATCTGTCATCAGGTACACTACCAGATTCCTCACCATCAAATGATTCTTACCTTGATGCTCTGGTGATTCCTTCTACTACAGGGTTCTCCTGGGGTTGTCCTTCAAGCAAAGATCTATCtctgggagaaagagaagaaaaagacaatgaTTGCAAGAACCAAAATAGTCAGTTTTCCCTAAGCCTCTCAGAAAACCAGAAGAGTAATGTTAATTGTATGCCTGTACATAATGAAGTGGTTGATGTTGTCAAATGCCATTCACATCCTCCTTTCAGGGatggaaagggaaaaggaaaaataagacaaCGTATATCCTATACcgaaaaattaagcaaaatggaaAGTAGATCAATACCTACAAGTGACAGCAGTAACCTCATTGAGGAAACTGAAAGCAGTTCCAAGCCTCCTGAGCTTCACACAATTTATTGTACCTTACCAAGAAAATCAGCCAGTTTTCTCATCAATGACAGGAAGTCTGAAAGTAAGATAGTTCCTTCTTCGTTTAGGAATGAGCCACTTGCATTCCAAATCAAAAATGATGCGGAAGATCCAGTAGGGAAGTACACATCAAACAAATTCAGTCCCAGTTCTTGTGAGTCAGAGAGCAAATATTCCGGAGTAGTTTCAGACTCAGGGTTTCCATATGCCTCAACTggaagagatgaaagagaaaaaggttTAGTCTCAGATACAGATGCTTCTACTATAACACTAAAGCCTTGGGAGAGACTCATTAACCCTCTGGGAAGTGACTCAtctgtttgggagtgttctttcagcaaaagacaccaccagaagGAATACTTTCAAGAATGCACTGAAAAGAATGGTAGAATTTCTGCCTCCAGGACAGGTATATTTTCCCATCCAAATGAACACCCTTTACCTTTTTCTGCAGATTTGTCAGGCAAAGAAGGTGGGAAAACCTTACATAAATTTAAGACTACTagtatgttttctgtttctggtGATGAAGATAATGTGAAATGTCTTGAGGTGATTTCAATATATTATACTCTACCAAGGAAACACAGAAAAAAGTTCTGTAACCTTCAAAAGTATACACAAAATATCGATTCACTTACAGAATCAACTAAAGTGGGGACTAAAACATCTAATGCTTTAGAAAAAGACAAACTAAATTGTTCTACACAAGAGCAGTCAGGAACACCTTCATCTAAAGATCTAAAGATGCAGGTCAGCTCTGTTCAGGAGAATAGCCATCTTTCTCACACCACTGAAAACATGACTGGTTTACAATTACCAAGTTTTGGGTCCTCAGAACCTACATTACAGGAAATTGCCTCTATTGAAGCAGATGTTTCTCTTCATAAAGGAGAACCTAAATCTAGAGAGATTTCCCCACACAACTTAGCTAAAACACCTTTATGTGATTCacaaagcaagaaagagaaagggaaaatattgCGAAGTGAAACCCTGTATACTTCACTAATGCTTCAGGGAAAAAAAGTTACAGGAGAGGAATCTGAAAATTGTCAGCAATCCACTAAATCAGGTAACAGTGGTTTTTCTAACCTCCCAGCCCATTCAGAAGAGAATGTTGAAAATTCCCAAATCATTGGAAGTTCTGGGGAGTGTACAAGTAGTGCTGTAGCCATTACAGCTACTGGAAGTCTTCAGAAAGATATAACAGGCATAGTTATAGATGATAGCTCCAATGGATTGCAGCCTGGGGAAGTAAGAGGGGAAATGAGAAAAGATTTCCCAAAAAACCCTGATAAACCACTTTCTGACTCAGAAAGCCAAGTCTTTGCTCTTACTCCATTCTTGCATAAACTACAGCTTGATGAGAAGACTTGTTCAAGTGAACAAGATTCAGACAGTTTGCAGTCTGAACCCAGAGAACTACCTCAAAGAAGTCAGGAGGTAAATATGACAGAGAGCAAGGCTAAAGATGAAATGCAGGAGTTGGCATGGAATCAACCTTCACTTCCTGAAGGaagtaataaaagtaaaaaaagctTGGATGACCTAGAAAAAGGGGAAAACAGATCTTCAGTTAAACACAGATTGGCAGTTATgtccaaagcaagcagaaaattTCCAGCTGAAAATTTATACCCCAGAAGACATGTAACTACTATCTTTCCTCAAAGTGGGAACAGTTCTGGCTTTAGCACCTTATCCCTTGGCACACCAGAGTGCAACCCACACTCCCCTGTGCCTACGTTAAAGTCCACAGAATCCACAGATGAAAGCAGGTTAAGTAATGATGGAGTAAATGTGGAGAAATCCGAGGACCCTCTCCAGGTTACTGCAATAACCAACAGAGAAACTTCTACACACTTAAGCAATCAGAAGTCTAACAATATTTCACAGCCACATCataatgagtttaaaaaaatctcagaatcACAACTAAAGTATGAGAATTCTAAGAATGTAACAGTAGCTCAGATTTTGGAAGGAGAGTCAGAAGCCCTGGCCCAACCCTCATTGATCAGCCTCAGGGAAGCAGACTTCCCTGACCATCAGAGGGGGCTAAACCCTCCTTTTCAATTGGAGCCTGCAGAGAAATCTACAGTAAGCATGCCACTGGCCAGTTTTCAGCAACAACAAAGGAGTGCTTCATCTCTGGAGTGGGAACCTGAGCCACACCCCTATCGTTCAAAGAGTTTAAAAAGCATCAATGTGCACGGTGCTCTACTACGAAAAAGTCATCCTCCAAAAGTCAGAGAGCGTTATTTTTCTGAAAGTACTTCTATTGACAATGCCCTGAGTCAACTGACTCTTGGGAATGAATTCTCTAACAACAGTGGGTACAGTCGAAGATTCAAATCTTTTTCTGAACTTCCCTCCTGTGATGAAAATGAAAGTTGGGCTTTGTACAACAGCAGGCCAAAAATGGGTCCTAGGTCTGCAACATCTATATCCAGACCTATTGACTATGGGATATTTGGGAAAGAACAGCAGCTGGCTTTCTTGGAGAATGTAAAGAGGTCACTCACACAAGGAAGATTATGGAAACCAAGTTTTCTTAAGAACCCTGGCTTCCTGAAAGATGATGTAGTTAACCCTTCTAACCCAACAAAGTCATCAAGTTCTAATTCTCCTAGTAAGCAGATGCCAGAAGATGGCTCATCTCTAAGTGCACCACTTAATATCTATGAAGATGATCCAGTAGACTCAGATTGTGACACAGACACAACCACGGATGATGAATACTACCTGGATGAAAATGACAAAGAGTCAGAATTGTGA